A part of Leishmania panamensis strain MHOM/PA/94/PSC-1 chromosome 34 sequence genomic DNA contains:
- a CDS encoding glycerol kinase, glycosomal, putative (TriTrypDB/GeneDB-style sysID: LpmP.34.2930), protein MPYVASIDQGTTSSRCIIFDEKFSILSEHQLPHKQITPQPGWLEHDPEEIYRNCCLCLAEAVKKLRAKDPKFDKVSAIGITNQRETGVAWDRQTGKPLCNAIVWSDARTYEVSNRIAKDFGSGDHNFAAHITGLPVSTYFTAFKFRWMLENVPAVAAARKSNMLLLGTIESWLLWKLSEGKVFVTDVSNASRTFLMNLSTQQWCDKLCEKLDIPRTALPAIRSNSERYCDVTANDYGIRDALGVPTPVAGCIGDQQSALFGHMGLHKGDAKNTYGTGCFMLMNVGTEPQFSKNGLLGTIAYKLGTESAKFALEGSIAGAGATMEWMRSNLNFYSHPREIDNIARKVSGTDGVVFVPAFGGLLAPYWDPTARGTLVGMTYKTNKSHIIRAALEAISMQVNAVLLAMKEDSGVEIKCLRVDGGLTRSRLLMEMQADILGVDLYVPHLTETTALGAALCAGLAVGVWKSVKEIQKTAKEQLSGETVSPTMTDKQVRKARLEAWNTAVKRSKWAKL, encoded by the coding sequence ATGCCATATGTTGCTTCTATTGACCAgggcaccacctccagccgGTGCATCATCTTCGATGAAAAGTTTTCCATTCTCTCGGAACACCAGCTTCCCCACAAGCAGATCACGCCGCAACCTGGGTGGCTGGAGCACGACCCGGAGGAAATCTACAGGaactgctgcctctgcctcgcagaggcagtgaagaagctgcgcgcAAAGGACCCCAAGTTTGACAAGGTGTCAGCCATAGGGATCACAAACCAGCGTGAGACGGGTGTCGCCTGGGACCGCCAGACTGGAAAGCCGCTCTGCAACGCCATCGTGTGGAGCGACGCGCGTACCTATGAGGTGAGCAACCGAATTGCGAAGGACTTTGGCAGTGGCGACCACAACTTCGCCGCCCATATCACTGGTCTGCCGGTCAGCACCTACTTCACTGCCTTCAAGTTCCGCTGGATGCTGGAAAATGTGCCGGCCGTAGCCGCCGCGCGCAAGAGCAACATGCTCCTCCTTGGCACCATCGAGTCATGGCTTCTGTGGAAGCTGAGTGAGGGCAAGGTGTTTGTGACGGATGTGTCGAATGCCAGCCGCACCTTCCTCATGAATCTGAGCACACAGCAGTGGTGCGACAAGCTCTGCGAGAAGCTTGACATTCCGCGCACGGCACTGCCGGCGAttcgcagcaacagcgagcgATACTGCGATGTCACGGCCAACGACTACGGCATCCGTGACGCGCTCGGCGTGCCGACGCCCGTGGCGGGCTGCATTGGTGACCAGCAGAGCGCCCTGTTTGGCCACATGGGTTTGCACAAGGGCGATGCCAAGAACACGTATGGAACGGGCTGTTTCATGCTCATGAACGTGGGAACAGAGCCGCAGTTCTCGAAGAATGGTCTGCTCGGCACTATCGCCTACAAACTGGGTACCGAGTCGGCCAAATTTGCCCTGGAGGGCTCCATtgccggcgccggtgccacgATGGAGTGGATGCGGTCAAACCTCAACTTCTACAGTCACCCGAGGGAGATCGATAACATCGCCCGCAAAGTAAGCGGCACCGACGGTGTCGTGTTTGTGCCGGCCTTTGGCGGGCTTCTCGCCCCTTACTGGGACCCGACAGCTCGTGGCACCCTTGTGGGCATGACGTACAAAACAAACAAGTCTCACATCATCCGCGCCGCCCTCGAGGCCATCTCGATGCAGGTAAACGCAGTGCTGCTCGCTATGAAAGAGGACAGCGGCGTTGAGATCAAGTGCCTGCGTGTTGACGGGGGCCTCACGCGTAGCCGCTTGCTCATGGAGATGCAGGCCGATATACTGGGTGTGGATCTTTACGTGCCGCATCTCACCGAGACCACCGCCCTTGGCGCCGCCCTTTGCGCTGGTCTGGCCGTCGGCGTGTGGAAGTCTGTCAAGGAGATCCAGAAGACGGCCAAGGAGCAGCTGAGTGGTGAAACGGTGAGTCCGACCATGACCGATAAGCAGGTACGCAAGGCACGCCTGGAGGCCTGGAACACTGCCGTGAAGCGGTCGAAGTGGGCGAAGTTATAA
- a CDS encoding hypothetical protein (TriTrypDB/GeneDB-style sysID: LpmP.34.2940): MFRRALLCLATPSDPSRLLSPHQVLGVAPGTPFEEVRQRFYELTKKYHPDVEHGDPIKFREINAAYRLLRAEYRQSSSGRSARDEERGPSSSGFRQAKKSETPTGGAFWAERNERVRKANEQRERERWAAEDRDRRQQGVKRSFFHELVAFLKGSEIAISIGTVVLVLLYSVERYHTINCMLTEKRRRLKNMDEGLPPSMPLEVDKALSEKYSALPDSREQQIDALRIREESYYRRATQRKFEDFREFMFVYDPEAVASRKVVSTRFSHQYMREAEISKRCPILREFNSESRTHHYGAIEKELEQAIREAPWSAPDAGYAGALVAKGLSCIAANSPSTTKWTFIEYTDMDKGSTKANTTCLAALRNLRFGQTGMCQRVIVTGKSELQPRLVAQRERDLMEGALQKRSLLTGGALPVKDLSVPLESMKL, from the coding sequence ATGTTCCGCCGCGCCCTTCTCTGTCTCGCCACCCCCAGTGATCCCAGTAGGCTGCTCAGCCCTCACCAAGTGCTCGGGGTTGCCCCGGGAACACCATTCGAGGAAGTTCGACAGCGCTTTTACGAGCTCACCAAGAAGTACCATCCAGATGTCGAGCACGGCGATCCCATTAAGTTCCGTGAGATCAATGCCGCTTACCGCTTGCTGCGCGCGGAGTACCGCCAGTCGTCTAGCGGAAGAAGCGCTagagacgaggagagaggcccATCGTCTTCGGGATTCCGCCAAGCGAAGAAATCAGAGACCCCGACCGGCGGCGCCTTCTGGGCGGAGCGCAACGAGCGGGTGCGCAAGGCGAATGAGCAGCGGGAGCGGGAGCGCTGGGCCGCCGAGGACCGCGACCGTCGACAGCAGGGCGTAAAGCGTAGTTTTTTTCACGAACTGGTTGCGTTTCTCAAGGGGTCGGAGATTGCCATCTCGATTGGGACGGTGGTGCTCGTTCTGCTTTACAGCGTTGAGCGCTACCACACGATCAACTGCATGCTCACCGAGAAGCGACGTCGTCTGAAGAACATGGATGAGGGTCTGCCCCCTTCGATGCCGCTGGAGGTGGATAAGGCGTTGAGTGAAAAGTACAGTGCACTGCCAGACTCTCGAGAGCAACAGATCGATGCACTCCGCATCCGCGAAGAGTCATACTACCGCCGTGCTACGCAGCGAAAGTTTGAGGACTTTCGGGAGTTCATGTTTGTCTACGACCCAGAGGCCGTTGCGTCGCGCAAGGTCGTTTCGACACGCTTCAGCCACCAATACatgagggaggcggagatcTCAAAGCGGTGCCCGATCTTGCGTGAGTTCAACTCGGAGAGCCGCACGCACCATTACGGTGCTATcgagaaggagctggagcaggCGATTCGAGAGGCGCCGTGGTCGGCACCGGATGCCGGCTACGCTGGCGCTCTCGTGGCGAAGGGGCTGAGTTGCATCGCGGCCAACAGCCCTAGCACGACCAAGTGGACGTTTATTGAGTACACAGATATGGACAAGGGTTCGACGAAGGCAAACACCACGTGCCTGGCGGCACTGCGCAACCTGCGTTTCGGGCAGACAGGCATGTGCCAGCGCGTCATCGTCACTGGCAAGTCTGAGCTTCAACCGCGACTTGTGGCCCAACGGGAGAGGGATCTGATGGAAGGGGCGCTGCAGAAGCGTTCCCTTCTCACGGGTGGTGCGCTGCCGGTGAAGGACCTTTCCGTACCGCTTGAATCCATGAAGCTGTGA
- a CDS encoding ATP-dependent RNA helicase, putative (TriTrypDB/GeneDB-style sysID: LpmP.34.2950), with protein sequence MDYISDKKTSDTEYQRYGAVEGDEVSTFRDDRREYSRGGRGRRGGAHRSDNWRFDPSGGGPNGDDSGEYRGGRGGYRGGRGGRGGGRGSRGSYNTWTSRETRDEDNAIPATSDVAGANTPSTTLTPTSAPASALTRVPASPPAETGGVVAPAQESCEAPCEYGNREDDRGYSRGGRGGYRGGGRSYDSGYGGRGGRGGRRYCDPEEEGEEGGYSQNYDSGYGGGGYRRGGYGGRGGRRYYDDEGDYAEGGDRACGRGYEDDDHDDGGSDPYRRSSAPWRRGNYGRDFDYDRPRGRGGRGGRRDFRSFRNENDAMEESGAAQDNAWTSLPAPTEAPTVPRESPPAPAKVEEGVPSPAPQQTQSGIRRVTRASHLRRNCHDEAKVMELFEHRHRQTGISLDNYDSIPVEMVPRDVKPVEDFADLLVEPALAANIERCGYKKPTPVQRYGIPVALAGSDLMACAQTGSGKTAAFLIPVVQYMLVHGVSPARQRKSYPIALVLAPTRELAVQIFDEVRKLTFNTDIFYDVVYGGTRYPQRFEQDILVACPGRLRDMFNEEYLSFSAIKFLILDEADRMLEMGFEEQIEELVASRYTDMPTVDDRQTFMFSATFPQRILNLAKRYLRRKYYLLTVGRVGSTTKNITQTIEHVPDNEKMDRLLQIIYGHEMSDMVLIFVETKKMAEDVNRRLHREGISSTTIHGDRRQQDREAALEDFKQKVTPILVATDVASRGLDIPDVAHVVQFDLPQEMDDYTHRIGRTGRAGNKGIATAFYNRNNRRLALDLHKYFSEHGQEIPKWFQQEAELVEGEALLSRDIGGGGRRRGGGGGGGGHRSGGSGGRGGGGGGGSWGDSRPSAPSGGGRRGCGMDDGGF encoded by the coding sequence ATGGATTATATCAGCGATAAGAAAACCTCCGACACTGAGTATCAACGATATGGCGCCGTGGAAGGTGATGAAGTAAGCACCTTCCGTGACGACCGACGCGAATACTCACGTGGTGGGCGCGGCCGCAGGGGCGGAGCTCACCGATCGGACAACTGGCGCTTCGACCCGTCCGGCGGCGGCCCCAATGGCGATGACAGTGGGGAGTACCGAGGCGGACGGGGTGGCTACCGAGGCGGTCGAggtggccgtggcggcggtcgcgGCAGCCGTGGCTCCTACAACACCTGGACGAGCCGTGAAACCCGTGACGAGGACAACGCCATCCCGGCGACGTCTGATGTCGCTGGTGCCAACACTCCTTCCACAACCCTGACTCCCACCAGCGCTCCTGCAAGCGCCCTGACGAGGGTTCCAGCCAGCCCTCCTGCCGAGACTGGCGGTGTCGTCGCTCCTGCGCAGGAGAGTTGTGAGGCACCATGCGAGTACGGGAACCGCGAGGATGACCGTGGCtacagccgcggcggccgtggtggctaccgtggtggtggccgcagCTACGACAGTGGCTAtggcggccgcggtggtcgtggtggtcgCCGGTACTGTGAccctgaggaggagggcgaagaaggcggctACTCCCAAAACTACGACAGCGGTtatggcggtggtggctaCCGTCGTGGCGGCTACGGTGGTCGCGGTGGTCGCCGGTACTACGACGACGAGGGTGACTATGCCGAGGGTGGTGACCGTGCCTGCGGTAGGGGTtacgaggacgacgaccacgatgacggcggcagtgacCCCTATCGTCGCAGTTCCGCTCCCTGGCGTCGTGGGAACTATGGCCGCGACTTCGACTACGACCGCCCGCGCGGAcgtggtggtcgtggcggTCGCCGTGACTTCCGCTCCTTCCGTAACGAGAACGACGCCATGGAAGAATCCGGCGCCGCTCAGGACAACGCGTGGACCTCCTTACCTGCGCCGACAGAGGCGCCGACGGTACCGCGGGAATCTCCCCCGGCTCCCGCTAAGGTTGAAGAGGGTGTGCCTTCGCCTGCTCCGCAGCAGACGCAGTCGGGCATTCGTCGCGTCACACGTGCCTCGCACCTGCGCCGGAATTGCCACGACGAGGCTAAGGTGATGGAGCTCTTTGAACATCGCCACCGTCAGACAGGCATTTCACTGGACAACTACGACAGTATTCCGGTGGAGATGGTGCCACGGGATGTGAAGCCTGTGGAGGACTTCGCCGACCTGCTTGTCGAGCCGGCGCTGGCTGCTAACATCGAGCGATGCGGCTACAAGAAACCGACGCCTGTGCAGCGATACGGTATTCCGGTCGCGCTGGCTGGTAGCGATCTGATGGCGTGTGCGCAGACGGGCTCTGGTAAGACGGCTGCCTTTCTGATTCCTGTTGTGCAGTACATGCTCGTTCACGGTGTGTCGCCAGCGCGTCAGCGCAAGAGCTACCCGatcgcgctggtgctggcgccgACGCGCGAGCTGGCCGTGCAGATTTTCGACGAGGTCCGCAAGCTCACCTTCAACACAGATATCTTCTACGACGTCGTGTACGGTGGAACTCGCTACCCGCAACGCTTTGAGCAGGATATCCTGGTTGCCTGCCCTGGCCGTTTGCGCGATATGTTCAATGAGGAGTACCTCTCGTTCTCCGCTATCAAGTTCCTCATTCTCGACGAAGCGGACCGCATGTTGGAGATGGGATTCGAGGAGCAGATTGAGGAGCTCGTCGCGTCACGCTACACCGACATGCCCACCGTTGATGACCGCCAGACCTTCATGTTCAGTGCCACCTTCCCACAGCGCATTCTCAACCTCGCCAAGCGCTACCTTCGCCGCAAGTATTACTTACTCACAGTCGGCCGCGTCGGGTCCACAACGAAGAACATCACCCAGACGATCGAGCACGTACCGGACAACGAAAAGATGGACCGCCTCCTGCAGATCATTTACGGCCACGAGATGAGCGATATGGTGCTGATCTTCGTGGAGACAAAGAAGATGGCTGAGGATGTGAACCGCCGCCTGCACCGTGagggcatcagcagcactacGATCCACGGAGACCGTCGTCAGCAGGATCGTGAGGCGGCCCTGGAGGACTTTAAGCAGAAGGTGACGCCCATCCTGGTCGCGACGGATGTGGCATCTCGTGGATTGGATATACCTGATGTCGCACACGTCGTGCAGTTTGACCTGCCGCAAGAGATGGACGACTACACGCATCGCATTGGTCGTACCGGTCGGGCTGGTAACAAGGGTATCGCAACTGCTTTCTACAACCGAAACAACCGCCGCCTTGCGCTCGATCTGCACAAGTACTTCTCCGAGCATGGTCAGGAAATCCCGAAGTGGTTccagcaggaggcggagctcgTCGAAggtgaggcgctgctgtctcgCGACATTGGGGGCGGcggtcgtcgtcgtggtggtggtggtggcggtggcggtcaCCGTtcaggcggcagcggcggtcgcggcggtggtggtggcggcggctcctGGGGTGACAGCCGTCCTTCCGCTCCGTCTGGCGGTGGTCGCCGTGGCTGCGGTATGGATGACGGTGGCTTTTAA